In Desulfobacterales bacterium, a single genomic region encodes these proteins:
- a CDS encoding rhodanese-like domain-containing protein, with amino-acid sequence MKVNIRHRLSHTLLQSVGIIILSCVVGLIVNFFRSDGLALFGTWSPEQQLSNAHPGLSISVEEAEVLFNSGSAVCVDARSRADYDRGHIRGALSLPWQDAEQGLADVMEVLFDNPTIITYCDGDTCSLGKDLALFLTEAGFTDVRVLINGWSLWQQNSLPVE; translated from the coding sequence ATGAAAGTAAATATCAGACACAGACTGAGTCATACCTTACTGCAGAGCGTGGGCATCATAATATTGTCATGTGTCGTTGGTCTTATCGTGAATTTTTTCAGAAGTGACGGACTTGCGCTATTTGGCACCTGGTCCCCGGAGCAGCAGCTGTCGAATGCTCACCCGGGGCTGAGCATATCCGTTGAAGAGGCTGAAGTGCTCTTCAACAGCGGCTCTGCGGTATGTGTTGATGCGCGGTCCCGTGCGGACTACGATAGGGGCCATATCCGCGGGGCACTGAGTCTTCCCTGGCAGGATGCTGAACAGGGGCTTGCGGATGTGATGGAAGTGCTGTTCGACAATCCGACTATTATCACTTATTGTGATGGTGATACCTGCAGTCTCGGCAAAGATCTGGCACTGTTTCTGACAGAGGCAGGCTTTACGGATGTACGGGTGTTGATAAACGGGTGGAGCCTCTGGCAGCAAAACAGCCTTCCGGTCGAGTAA
- a CDS encoding cation diffusion facilitator family transporter: MNHSNHSDDCHCQDSGQQHEQNSGAYHHHHHMDVEKTTGTSLLITLGLNLLIPAAQIVGGIYAGSMALISDAVHNLSDFTAILIAYIAFKIGKRRATVTQTFGYRRVEIIAAMINALLLAGAMIFIVYEAANRLLHPQPISGELVVWVAGIGVLGNGLSAWLLYRDSHHSLNIRGAFLHMMGDFFTSVVVMINGMVLIFKPWYWLDPVLSFAIVVYILKNCWTILAEVVHILMNAVPRGLELEEVKEALLQFSEVRNVHYMHLWAISSASIAFSCHVVVEDQQVSNTQLLSGKIRAMLLNRFGIDHPVFQFETDACGSGDILCEMSCNSNRLTPT; the protein is encoded by the coding sequence ATGAACCACAGTAATCATTCTGATGATTGTCACTGTCAGGATAGCGGTCAGCAACACGAACAGAATTCAGGTGCGTATCATCACCATCATCATATGGATGTGGAAAAAACGACCGGAACCAGTCTTCTGATAACGCTCGGGCTTAACCTGCTCATACCGGCCGCACAGATTGTCGGCGGCATTTATGCCGGAAGTATGGCCCTTATTTCTGATGCGGTTCATAACCTGAGCGATTTTACAGCCATACTCATCGCCTATATTGCCTTTAAAATCGGAAAGCGCAGGGCAACGGTAACGCAAACCTTCGGGTACCGCCGGGTAGAGATTATTGCGGCCATGATCAACGCCTTGCTTCTGGCCGGGGCTATGATTTTTATCGTTTATGAGGCAGCCAACCGGCTCCTTCACCCACAGCCGATATCCGGAGAGCTGGTCGTATGGGTGGCCGGAATCGGCGTTCTGGGAAACGGTCTCTCTGCCTGGCTGCTTTACCGGGATTCGCATCACAGCCTGAATATCCGGGGTGCGTTTCTTCACATGATGGGTGACTTTTTTACATCCGTGGTGGTGATGATCAATGGAATGGTTCTGATTTTCAAGCCCTGGTACTGGCTCGACCCGGTGCTGTCATTTGCCATTGTGGTCTATATTTTGAAAAACTGCTGGACCATCCTGGCCGAGGTCGTTCATATTTTAATGAATGCGGTTCCCAGAGGACTTGAGCTTGAGGAAGTCAAAGAGGCCCTGTTGCAGTTTTCCGAGGTAAGGAATGTGCACTATATGCATCTGTGGGCTATCAGTTCAGCCAGTATTGCCTTTTCCTGCCATGTGGTGGTGGAGGATCAGCAGGTCAGTAACACTCAGCTTCTTTCCGGAAAGATTCGGGCCATGCTGCTGAATCGGTTTGGAATCGATCATCCGGTGTTTCAGTTTGAAACTGACGCATGCGGAAGCGGGGATATTCTATGTGAAATGTCGTGTAACAGCAACCGATTGACACCAACCTGA
- a CDS encoding DoxX family protein, translating into MPRAIQSQWTISKIISVAFRLFLGCIFLAASYDKMLHPQVFAEIVYNYRILPDMLINLTAIGLPWLELILAILLISGIWLPGAVLISNMVLISFFASLVFNMARGLDISCGCFSTNPQSESVNYSWYILRELSFVLAGLYLFAYEFFRGPAVSREPY; encoded by the coding sequence ATGCCACGAGCCATTCAATCCCAATGGACGATTTCAAAGATCATATCCGTGGCGTTTCGCCTGTTTTTAGGATGTATTTTTCTGGCTGCCTCATATGATAAAATGCTTCATCCGCAGGTGTTTGCAGAAATTGTCTACAATTACCGGATTCTTCCGGATATGCTGATCAATTTAACGGCCATCGGATTGCCCTGGCTGGAGCTGATTCTGGCAATTTTACTGATCAGCGGCATATGGCTGCCGGGCGCTGTTTTGATCAGCAATATGGTGTTAATCTCGTTTTTTGCTTCTCTGGTCTTTAATATGGCCAGGGGCCTGGATATCAGCTGCGGTTGTTTTTCGACAAACCCGCAATCAGAATCGGTCAATTACAGCTGGTATATCCTGAGAGAGCTGTCGTTTGTGCTTGCCGGCCTGTATCTGTTCGCATATGAATTTTTCAGAGGGCCGGCCGTGAGTCGTGAGCCGTATTAA
- the rnhA gene encoding ribonuclease HI, which produces MPKKKFYGVAKGRIPGIYDNWPEAKSQIEGFNGAVYKGFFTLGEAQDWMKNPVYRRAAGKKIMSGTPPDTTPEDGRITLYTDGGSINNPGPGGYGVVQLYGDRRKELTGGFRLTTNNRMELTACIVALQELERRDLPVVLYSDSSYVVNGINKGWAKNWKKNNWIKSDKKPAINPDLWEKLLDLVSGLDVTFVWVKGHAGNPLNEKCDELAVASAKKKGLPVDEGYLGK; this is translated from the coding sequence GTGCCAAAAAAAAAATTTTACGGGGTTGCCAAAGGGCGTATCCCCGGGATTTACGATAACTGGCCCGAGGCCAAATCCCAGATCGAAGGATTTAACGGAGCCGTTTATAAGGGCTTTTTTACACTCGGTGAAGCGCAGGACTGGATGAAAAATCCGGTTTACCGTCGGGCGGCCGGCAAAAAAATCATGAGCGGAACGCCGCCGGATACAACGCCCGAAGACGGCCGGATTACCCTGTATACCGATGGCGGGAGCATCAATAATCCCGGGCCGGGAGGCTACGGCGTCGTTCAACTGTACGGTGACCGGCGAAAGGAGTTGACCGGCGGGTTCCGGTTAACCACCAACAACCGGATGGAGCTGACCGCTTGTATCGTGGCGCTTCAGGAACTCGAGCGGCGGGATCTTCCGGTGGTGCTTTACAGTGATTCAAGCTATGTGGTCAACGGCATCAACAAGGGGTGGGCAAAAAATTGGAAGAAAAACAACTGGATTAAATCCGACAAAAAACCCGCCATCAATCCGGATCTCTGGGAAAAGCTGCTGGATCTTGTTTCAGGGCTGGACGTCACCTTCGTCTGGGTAAAAGGCCATGCCGGAAATCCTCTGAATGAAAAATGCGACGAACTGGCGGTGGCTTCGGCAAAGAAAAAAGGGTTGCCCGTGGATGAGGGGTACCTCGGAAAGTAG